The Gossypium hirsutum isolate 1008001.06 chromosome D06, Gossypium_hirsutum_v2.1, whole genome shotgun sequence genome contains the following window.
GCTGATATAAGTGACACCGGAACGATACCAACTATCATgataatattcataaaaaattgtttatattGATTTcgcttaataaattaattttaaaatgcttTCCATTTATTCCATTTAATAAagaaacataaattaatttataaatttattaagcgAAATGAATATAAACAACTTTTGAGGTGCAGAACTGTaggtttctttttttctctctttcaaaATGCCCAAGAATGGGGGTGGGACCGCCTGCAATGACTGACGGACATGATGGGACCGCTCATAATCGCACGGCTATAATTTTTCAGTGAGTGGAGGAGGTTGGAACATTTGCTGACAACTGGATGCCACGTGCCAGATCAATGAGGCTCCAAATAGAGGCACGTTGCCACGCGGGAACCCACGGAAAGGGACCATGACAGCTGGCCACCATTTGCAATATCATTTATTTGGGTTCTATTTTGAATTTCCATGGACGatgaaattatgataaaaatttaatattttttaagtaaaatttaaattttgagtgttgtattttaaaattaggaaataatgttattttaatttcaaattcagTCAAAgtttaataacattattaaatattaatgtttttagatataaaaatatgagCATAATAAGAAAAGGTAAAATTATCAACTACATCATCTTCATTCCACAACTATTATGTTTACGATGGaggtataattttaaaaattgccatcattttataaatattaaatgcaTTCATTTTATTCGCACCTCACTTcactttactttaattttatttttgttagttatttaaatacatatgatttttttatgacatgtttatatatttttatcattttaatagttatttatataagtaaaataataatttttacagtaaaataagataaaataaataaacaattattATAACCATTCGATAGGCAGTTTCTAAAAAATTCATTTCGTCACAcccaatttttcaaaaaattcatggatggttggaatttttttattatggAAGATGATGCAGTCTTTTTTTATCTCTAAGCCATTTACGGTCGAAAGCGTAAGGTCACTTTCCGCTATAACTGGGGGAGGGTTGGTGGCGGTGGGACCATTTCAAATTTCAACCTGCCACCAACAAACAACACCTTACACAAAACCCCCAACATAAGACAGCAGAGCAGTGCAATGCAGCATATCAAATTTTCTATACATATAATATGGCTTTGATTGTGGTTTTGAATTATGACAAGTTTCACCCAATAGAAACTGCCAGCCCACTGTCTCTCTGATTATAAACCGCAAACACATCAATTTTcttatcttattaatattttgaGGTGTAAATGTAATAATATTTAACATTTGAATGCAAGCACTTGATAGGATAGGAGGTAACTGTTCTACTGTTGCCATACCATGCATGTAGTGGTGAATTTCTGCAAATAGAAAATAACGTTAAGAGTCCAATTTGCATAGCATAAGCAAACACAGAACATCCATGGAAGTGACCGCCCCATTCTAAAAGTCATTAAAGAAAACCAAATCAAACATTGGAATCATCATCGGGTGTTCATGTAACTCCCCGGACACTTTCTGGCATTGTCTTCAACATTTTCTCTATTTATATATCTACAACTTTGAGTTTCTTCATCAATTTACTTCCTTTTCACTACTTGTAATACCCTATATATCTCGTTATTTTCAGCCTGCATTTTAGTCAATCCAGTTTCAATGGCTGCTTTTGCTTCAATCTCCGCATCTTCATTGCCCGCCCCTGCTACAATTCCTTTTGCCAAAGGATCTATTTCTCAGCACAAAAGCTTCACCACCATTGTAAGTGATCCTTTTTggggaaaaaaaaaactacaatgTGAATAGTATGGCAGATTTAACCGACCAATGAGGTCTCGGTTTAATGACAAAATAAAAACTTTGGGACCTTTCTACCTATGTAAATAATACTGGCTCATCATGTGTAGATTTCATCCAACCGAGTTTTTATTGCAGGGATGTCCTGTAGTATGCAATGGATTGAAGCTTATTCCAAAGATTCAATTCTCCAAGGAGAGAAACAAATTTTCGACTCAATCTAGCTGCTTTAAGACATCAGTTTCATGCTCTCTTGTAAGAAACTTGTAGACCATGTCTttgtttcgttttttttttttcttattacaaTTGTCTTTAGTACATGAAATCGTCATTAAGCTCATTATCTTCGTACATATTGGATTCCACTAGGCTCAACCTGAGACATTGAAAACCGTCCAAAATACCATTGCCAAGCAATTGTCAATTGATGTGAGCTCAGTGACTCCTGATACTAAATTTGCTGATCTAGGAGCTGATTCACTTGACACGGTGCGTTACACCTTTTACAAGACATATCcacatttgtgtttttttttaaccCTTTCAGTTTCTTACATCATGAGCATAATATCCTGGTTcatttcttatgttttgtttgatGTCAAATTCATTTCAGGTGGAGATAATGATGGCGTTGGAGGAACAATTTGGAGTTTCAGTCGGAGAAGGCGGAGCTGAGAACATCACAACCGTCCAAGATGCCGCGGACTTGATTGAGAAAGTGAAAGCTGCTGCTGCATAGGCCACTTACAAGAATATCAGAACTTATTTTCTTTTAGTTCCTATAAATGCCACCAaagaaaaaatcataaattacaGTAAtcgattttccttttctttcctacAAGGTGTGGCactatttttctttccttttgctTAACCAAGAGGGCAATTTTTGTAACAGGGTGGATCTTAAATTGTAGCCTGTCACTTGTCTCTTTGTTCTTTTCTGTTTCATGCAAAAGCAAGAACGAAAACAGTAAAGCCAAtgaataaatgcatgaatcaACTTGAGCTTTGTTTTCAGATATGCAACTTACAGCTTCTTCCGGTGAGAATCCGGTTAAAATCTGGCTGAAAAATGAAACTTACAACTAATATAAGATCATTATCTAAGCAACAAAGATAAGAGTTTGTTAACCCCCATTTGCAGGGTGTATTGTTCCTTCTCTTTTCAAAACAAGAAAACATGTAATAAGAAAGTTGTATTTAGCCTATCCTAAAATGTTTGGCAGGTTTTGCAACCAAGCTAGGGCTGTAATTGATGGGTAATGCAATGACACCCTCAGAGGAATACCATCATCTGAAAGGCCCTTATCTTAAATATACATACAATGGTCAAACGGTAGCACAAAAACATGGTTAGGATTATTTGATAAGAGAGCATCAGTCACTTAACAGCATGTATATTGAAGAAATACACCAGAAAAAAGCATGAAGAAAATACCAATAAACCAGAAAGATTCAAACTTAAACGTATTCTCCAACTGACAAATAAACCTCATTCATTTAAAGGATCATAGCCTTTTTGGAACCCAAAAGTTTAGAAAAGTAGCTGTTAAAGAGGGTGATAATCCAAGCAAAAAGGAAAGTATTTATCATACACCAGTATATATGCACTCAGAAATAACATTCACAAGCTACATAACCATGTATGTTCAAATAGAGAAAAGTATTTGCCAATTTATTTCATGGATTCGGAAGAGACCAACCAATTCAGCTAAGAAAATTCATATTGTGTACATTCAAGCAAGAAATGTATATCAGATAAAAGAAGCTCTCAGGGGCacattttatattcttttttgaTCCATTTGTAGTCTAAAGTTCAATTCCTAATTTTCCTTTGTTGGTACATATGAAAGCTCATTCAGCTTGGCTATACACATGCAGCTATCTAATTTTTAATTCCTTGGACCTCAATAATctcataaattatattttcaataaaCTGTGTGCCCGCACAGAATCAACTTACCATTGAATTTTGGCAGTTACTCTTCAAAACGTCTGAACCAATCAGAAATTGTTCTTGAGAGCACTTTAGTTTCACTCAGTGAAAGAGTCTTAAATCCCTGAGCAATAGCATCTGCCGGAGTGTATACATATCCTGCTTGCCATTTTGGTTCCTGATCAGGCAAAGTAAATTTAACATATTCAAGATGCGTACCATTTTGAACATGGAAACTCAATGTATCCATGCTCGCCACACAGCCAGCTGTATAGAGAAGGTGAGGGACAGAGGGGTGAACAAGGGAGGCAGAAAGAAATAAACTTTGCATGTCATACCGGCACACACGGTGTTATATGGTTGCCACTTAATTGGACCTTTTCTAGCGTCCCAGCAATAGACTCCACGCGAGGCTTCAATGTCTCTTCAAGGAGATCAGTTTCATCAATTGTGTCAAAGTTGAACTTCACCTAAAAACAGATGTAGGTTCACAAGAATAAACACAATAGCAACCTACAACATCTAATTAACCAAATAGAATGCACAAAATGTACACCAGTAGTGTATGTTGGACATTGTATTTGTTCTTGCAACATTCACGGTTCTCAGAAGGTGTAGGCTTGAACTCTGATATCCCTTGTGTGACCTAAAGGAAACAAGATTACAAAgtgaaagtaaaaaattaatgTCCACCTGTCCAGGGAAATCTCACTAGCATCAAAGAAGCATCAGAGGAAAATTGGTCTAATCAAACTAGCAAATCACCACTATCCTCACTTTTGTGTTACATTTGCTCAATAAGATTCAAGTTACAAACTCCAAATTGGAGTCTCATCCACTAGAACAGTCTAAACACAATAAGTTGAAACCGCATGGCAGAGAGAAGAAAGAACCAATTACAGTGCACAATAGACTTGGTCACTTCATGTAGTACCTCAGACAACTTTGTAAAAGACATATAAATACCTGACCAAAAACGGAGGGCAACTGATCCACAAAATTGGTGAACGAGACAAAGGCTTCTTGGTCTCTTTCAGGTATCATTGCTCCAGCAGTGTCAATAAACATCTTCCACGCATCATCTGCAGCGTTTGCAATGAaaaattacatccaaataatCTCATATTATTTATGCATACAAAAGGATAATGTGTATGTTAACAATGCACACGCAATATAAAATCATGCTGTATTTTGAATAGTCAGGGTTATACAACAGGGGAAGACATCAAGTCTAtgattccaaaagaaaaaaactatCACAGTATAGCACCAAATTTATTAGCAAGCCAAAAGTCGCTAAGCAAGAGTTAGAATGTAATTTACCTGAAGCACTCCTAGCCATTGAATACATTGGAGATGTTTCTACCATTGGCATCATCTGCCTAACTAGAGGACCCAACTGCAAAGTATTATCACCAGTTTTACCATTACACAGTTCATTAGACAAACATGCAAGGGCAAGAACTAACAAGATTCATACAGGCTCTGTGAGTGCAAACTTATAAACAACATCAAAAAGCTCTGGATGATGAAGTATCAATAACAAGCAAAAACATGAGAGGCTTAATAGAACATTACCAATAATTTTAGTTGATCCCAAGAAAATAAGCCTCATTAACAACACATTATTGCTAATACTTTACCAAAAAAACTTCGGTTCTAGTAGCTTTTACCTGATAAAAGTTAATAACAGCCATCATCTTTTATGCATGCAATTTATTAACCAACTCAACTCATATAGTATTAACCCTAATAAAGGAATAAGCATCTGACTAAAAATCATTTGGTTATAAGAGGAGCCCAAGTACTTAACAAGTGTGACAACATCACTTAACAACCCCCCCCCCACACATGTATAGCTCACAGGGCCTACATGTGGACAACCTCACATCAGGTTTTGGTAGGTAGAACAGCATAACAAACTTGGACTCCGATACCATGTTAAGCATCCAATCTAAAACCTTTTGTTAATAGGAGAAGCCCAATTTTGATAGATGTGAGATAACACCacttaacaacaacaacaacaaaagacTAATAAATTTGGGCAAGTCCACCAAATGTTACCTTCAATTTAAGCTTAGAACCTTCTTTTATTCACATAATGGTTAACATGCAAAAGAAATGGTATCAGAAGCGACAAGAACAACATACCAGTGCAATTCTACTAACACATTAGGCATGGAGATTAAACATATGCCCTAAGGTAACCGTAATCAATATTTGCTGccttttataaaataaagattATTACCTGCTCAAAGTATGGCACCGCCTCTGTTGCTGACTTGTTGTTGTATGAGATTATGGCATTAGCCTTCCACAAGAGATAACATTCTTTGTCACACTCCAGGAACTATTGAACCTAATAATAAATTGCACTATCTAAAActtcataattttacattttgtctacaaaaactaaattgtaaaatcaaCTTCTTCAAAACTGCAACCAACAAAGAAAGCTTCAAAAACCgggaaaagaaaaaccaaaccTTTGGTATCTTCTCAGAGAAATAACTGCCTGTGAGTACTTGAAGAAGAGCACCATTGCTGCaattatcatataattaaaataatattatttcttaagcataaaaaaattacaaccaCTTAGAAACACTTACCTGTGACCAACAGAGAAAAGTGGAAGATTAAGAAGATCAGCAGGAGTAAGATTAGCAACTGGATATCCAAAAGCAAGAATGTTGTCCAAGCAAGCATTAAACCTCTCATACACTTGTTTAGTAGCTTGTTCATGATCAAATGTCACATTGTATGGCACTGATATAATCAAAAATCCTTCCTTGGCCAAAAGCTCAATCaagtaactttaaaaaaaaaaacccaaatcagCAAAAAGGACCTTACTTTGATTCCACCATGGAAACGAGAAAACGAGGTACCTGTAAGTAACTTCGGGGACAGCTCCAAGGAAAGCACCTCCTAAGAACTTGATGATAGCACGTGGTTTCTTGTTTCTGGATGGGGGTATGATCAAACAAGAATCCAACCTCTTGTAAAACCTGTTAGAAATGTTACTATTGGTACTTGAGGTAGAGGTAGAGTTGTTAATGAAACCAAAGCTGCTTCCTTGGCAAATAAAGGCATTGGAAAACGGGGGTGGAAGCAGAGAGTGAAGGCTCAGAAACTTGGTTCTTTTAGGAAGCTTGTAAGAGCGGGAAATGGAGGTTGTGAGATTCTTGGGACAAAGCAAGTTCAGCTGTGCGCCTGAGATGAAAGAAGTGGCTAACTCCATGGGCGTGATTTGCGGAGACAAAATCCGAAAAGAACCACTTTGCGGGAAAACCACTAAAACTTTTGGTTGAAAAGGAGGAAACTTGAATATATGCTGATAGTTAAGCCACGAATCACACCATTCAGGTTTACAGACTTGGGCTGGAAATGGCCAGAGTTTGGTGAATCCATATCTTGTAATATCCAACTTCACCCACTCTTACAATTATAACATTTTTAGGTTTTCTTATACTTAATTTAAAAAGAgtaatttttcttaatttcataACACAAGTGTTAAAAGAATATCTAGGCAAAATAATTCAAATCTCTCGCTTTCAATCCCATTTTATAAgggttttttttccttaaattgaGTTCTGCAACATCCTTCAGTTAAATtcacccaaaaaaaattttaaaattttataacagaTTTTATATGTTTCAACTAGAAATTTTTTATGACTTTTGTAAGATTTTATAacatcttaattattttttacgtATTTTAATTATATCCTTAATGTCACAATTGGCCTCTCAACTTTCATATATACAATGTAGTACTTATACAAAAATATCTCATTTGATACTTGTATTATTCTGCTAcccaaaattttattatcatttaatttacaCATTAACTTGGCAGCAATAGATAGGTTTTGGATTTCAAATATAACTTTTTCGGTCCAATTTTCAACAGGTAAgttgtatttctttttttcttttttttttcttttttttgatgttttaatattttatttggtaaaaataaaataatagaaaaatatcaaataatttaatctatAGTTATATTCAAAACCCAAAACCAATCTACCACATCaagcttaatttttataaaaatttataatatgcgATCAATTTAGTCTTgtaaaactttatttaatatcTCAAGACGAACGAAATCAATTGTGATTTTTTGGAAGTCAGATGCaggtattgaaattttaaataaaattaagttcaAGACTGCCTGAC
Protein-coding sequences here:
- the LOC121218303 gene encoding acyl carrier protein 2, chloroplastic isoform X1 — protein: MAAFASISASSLPAPATIPFAKGSISQHKSFTTIGCPVVCNGLKLIPKIQFSKERNKFSTQSSCFKTSVSCSLAQPETLKTVQNTIAKQLSIDVSSVTPDTKFADLGADSLDTVRYTFYKTYPHLCFFLTLSVSYIMSIISWFISYVLFDVKFISGGDNDGVGGTIWSFSRRRRS
- the LOC121218303 gene encoding acyl carrier protein 1, chloroplastic isoform X2, which translates into the protein MAAFASISASSLPAPATIPFAKGSISQHKSFTTIGCPVVCNGLKLIPKIQFSKERNKFSTQSSCFKTSVSCSLAQPETLKTVQNTIAKQLSIDVSSVTPDTKFADLGADSLDTVEIMMALEEQFGVSVGEGGAENITTVQDAADLIEKVKAAAA
- the LOC107901001 gene encoding uncharacterized protein; translated protein: MELATSFISGAQLNLLCPKNLTTSISRSYKLPKRTKFLSLHSLLPPPFSNAFICQGSSFGFINNSTSTSSTNSNISNRFYKRLDSCLIIPPSRNKKPRAIIKFLGGAFLGAVPEVTYSYLIELLAKEGFLIISVPYNVTFDHEQATKQVYERFNACLDNILAFGYPVANLTPADLLNLPLFSVGHSNGALLQVLTGSYFSEKIPKANAIISYNNKSATEAVPYFEQLGPLVRQMMPMVETSPMYSMARSASDDAWKMFIDTAGAMIPERDQEAFVSFTNFVDQLPSVFGQVTQGISEFKPTPSENRECCKNKYNVQHTLLVKFNFDTIDETDLLEETLKPRVESIAGTLEKVQLSGNHITPCVPEPKWQAGYVYTPADAIAQGFKTLSLSETKVLSRTISDWFRRFEE